The nucleotide window TCCGCGCGTCCGCCGAGGCGCTGTCGCTGCCGGTGCCCCTGTCGGACGCCGCGCTCCGCGGCCGGATCGTGGAGACGGTCGCCGCGAACGACCTCCGGGAGGCCGCGGTGAAGCTGTCCGTCACCCGCGGCCCGGACACGCGCGGGCTGACTCCGCCGACGGACCCGGACCCGACGGTCGTCGTGACGGTGTCGCCGCTCGCGCCGGGCGGCAGCGACGGGGACCGGGCGTGGGGGGAGCCGGCGCGGCTCCAGACGGCCAAGACCCGTCGCGTTCCCGACCGCGCGCTCCCGGCGGGCGCGAAGACCCACAACTACCTCAACCCGATTCTGGCGCGATTGGAGACACGCGTGAGCGACGCCGACGAGGCGCTCGTGTTGGACGGGGAGGGGTACGTCGCGGAGGCGGCGGCGGCGAACCTCTGGTTCGTCGACGAACGGGGGCTGTACACGCCGTCGCTGGAGGGGCCGGTGTTGCCGGGGATCACCCGCGAGACCGTGGTGGAGATCGCCGAGTCGGAGGGGATCCCGGTGACGGAGGGGCGGTTCGAGCCGGACGACGTGCGCGACGCCGAGGAGGCGTTCCTCACCTCCTCGATCCGAGAGATCCGGCCGGTCGAGACGGTCGACGGCGTCGCCGTCGGCGGCGGCCCGGTGACGAGCCTGCTGACCCGGCTGTACGACGCGCGTGTCGACGCCGCGTGTTACGACGGGGACGACACGGACGGCGACGGTCAGGCCAACGGGCCGTAGGCGAACGCCCACACCGCGGCGATTCCGAGGAGTGCGATCAGCCCCGCGAACAGTGTCAGTCCGACGAGCACTCGCGCGGTCGCGCCCGTCCCGTCGTCCGTCGCCTCGTTGCCGTCCGCCTGGCGTGTCATACCCGTCGTAGCGTCGCCGGCGACATGAACCGTACGCCTCGGGCTACCCCACGACGGTGACCGGCACGTCCGTCCGGTCGAGCAGCCCGACCGCGACGCTACCCAGGACCCGGTCCGAGGCGCTCGACTGCCCACGGTGACCGACGACGATCTCGTCGGCCCGTTCGCGGGCGAACGTCGGAATCGTCTCCGTCGGCTCCCCGTACAGGAGGTGCGTGTCGGGAACCGTGACGCCGTCACCTCGGAGCCGCGCGGCCGCCTCCGAGACGGCGGTCTCGCCGCGCGCCGCCGCCGTCTCGATGTCCGGGGACCGGCTGTCGTCCGTCGGCGCCGGGGAACACGCCGCGGCGTACTCCCGCGGGGTGACGGCGTGAACGACCCAGACGCGTCCGTCCGTCGCCGCCGCGAGCCGCCCGGCGTGTCGAACCGCCGGGTCGCTGTCCGACGAGCCGTCGACCGCTACGAGGTACTCCACGGCCGACGGTTCTCGCGGCCACACCTCACACCCCACGACGATATCGAGTCGGTGAGAGCGGACAGAACAGTTATGACGGGCTGTGTGCGATTCGGACGAAACTCACCGCATCTCCGAGAGGTCCCGCAGCACGTCGGCGGAGACGGTGAGCCAGTTCGTGACGAGGTCAGCGTCGTCGGCGTCGGCCGGCGCGACGGTGTAGGCGTCCGGTCCGTCGGACCGCGGCTCGAGGTAGCCGACGAGCGCCGACTCCGCCGCGGCGGCTTCCGCCCGGTCCGTGTCCGTCTCCGTCTCGCGGGGGCTGGCAGCCATCTGAGACACCTACGCGCTCGTTGCGGGCAGGCCCACCTAATACCGTGGTGTGGTTCCCAGGCCCTGGAATCGAGTGGCTCGTCTCGAGCCACCCCGCTCCGGTCGGTCGGCGTGGCGACCGTCGGAGGCCGCGAGTTCGTCGTCCGGTCGGAGCGTCGGGTCGGAGACGGACGACGAGGACGCCAGCGTCGAGGAGCCGACGGCGAGTCGTGTCGGATCGGCTGCGGTCGGTCCGTGGGGGTCGTCGCCCGCTTCGCGGACAGACGTACTCCGGGACTCCCGTCGAATCCACCCGTCAGTTCCCGCCCGGACAGAGCCGTCACGGGCTCGCGGTGACGACCGGAGAGTCGCGTTCCGGGCCCGAGCTCGTGTGTCGCTCCCGTGCGACCCATTAAGTGGGAGCCTCGCCACGAGGGAGACGATGAGCTACACCGTGCTGATGCTGGGATGGGGGTTCCCACCGAACGTCACCGGCGGGCTCGACACGGCCGTCGGGGAGCTGTACGAGCAGTTCACCTCGGACGAGGAGGTGACGGTGGAACTCGTGTTGCCTGCGGAGTACGCCCCCGCAGACCGTCCGGGGATTCACGGCGTCGAGACCGGCGACGGGGACATCGTCACCCGCATCGGGCAGCTGTCGGAGACGTTCGTCGACCACGCCGCCGACGCGGACCTGATCCACACGCACGACTGGTTCGGCTACAACCCCGGTTCGCGCGCACAGTCGGAACACGGCGTCCCCTGGGTCACGACGTTCCACTCGCTGTCGTCCGACCGGAACGCGGAGCCGCCCGACCGGGAGCGCCGGACGGAACGCCGGGTGGTCAACCGCTCGGACCACCTGATCGCCGTCAGCGACTACACCGCCCGGAAGCTCCGCCGGGAGTACGAGGGGGAGGCGGCGGTGATCCACAACGGGTTCCCACGGGTGGAGCCGAGCGATCGCGACGTGAAGGCGGAACTGGGGATCGACGGGCCGATGTTGTTCTTCGTCGGTCGTCACACGGACCAGAAGGGGATCGAGTACCTCCTGTACGCCCTCTCGGAGCTGCGCCGGGACGACGTGACCCTGGTCGTCGGCGGCACCGGCCACCTCACCGCACAGCTCCGGAAGTTCGCCGAACTCGCCGGCGTCGCCGACCGGACGGAGTTCGTCGGCTTCGTCCCGGAGGCGGAGCTGCCGGACTACTACGCCTCCGCGGATCTGTTCGTCTCCCCGTCCCGGTCGGAGCCGTTCGGGATCACGGTCGTGGAGGCGCTGTCGGCCGGCACCCGCGTCGTCTCGACGGAGTGTGGTGCCGCCGAGGTGCTGCCCGACGACTGTCTGATCTCCGTCGACCGCGACTCGACGAGCATCGCCGCCGGGATCGAACGGGGTCTCGCCGCCGAGGGACCCGTCGAGTACGAGGAACGCGGCTGGGAGGCGGTCGCGGACGACCACCGCGCGTTCTACGAGGCGGTGTTGGACGAGGAGGACCCTCACGCCGCGCTGGAGGGGTGAGCTACCCCCCAACAGTCGGTGTCGACCGCGCCGGAAGGCCGTGTGCGACTGGGACAGAAACCTTTGTCTCTGCTCAGCTCGAACTTCTGTAGAAATTCTGTACTTATCGAACGAACGGTGCTCTATCTATCATTTTTGATAAATCGTCGAGAACGCTGAAGTGGTGGGCGGAGGAACCGGAGATTTATGC belongs to Halobaculum sp. MBLA0143 and includes:
- a CDS encoding aminotransferase class IV is translated as MAEEATGDLQYHVDGELVAADEATVSVHDRGFAYGDAVFETIRVYGGVPFRWDAHADRLRASAEALSLPVPLSDAALRGRIVETVAANDLREAAVKLSVTRGPDTRGLTPPTDPDPTVVVTVSPLAPGGSDGDRAWGEPARLQTAKTRRVPDRALPAGAKTHNYLNPILARLETRVSDADEALVLDGEGYVAEAAAANLWFVDERGLYTPSLEGPVLPGITRETVVEIAESEGIPVTEGRFEPDDVRDAEEAFLTSSIREIRPVETVDGVAVGGGPVTSLLTRLYDARVDAACYDGDDTDGDGQANGP
- a CDS encoding universal stress protein, producing the protein MEYLVAVDGSSDSDPAVRHAGRLAAATDGRVWVVHAVTPREYAAACSPAPTDDSRSPDIETAAARGETAVSEAAARLRGDGVTVPDTHLLYGEPTETIPTFARERADEIVVGHRGQSSASDRVLGSVAVGLLDRTDVPVTVVG
- a CDS encoding glycosyltransferase family 4 protein is translated as MLGWGFPPNVTGGLDTAVGELYEQFTSDEEVTVELVLPAEYAPADRPGIHGVETGDGDIVTRIGQLSETFVDHAADADLIHTHDWFGYNPGSRAQSEHGVPWVTTFHSLSSDRNAEPPDRERRTERRVVNRSDHLIAVSDYTARKLRREYEGEAAVIHNGFPRVEPSDRDVKAELGIDGPMLFFVGRHTDQKGIEYLLYALSELRRDDVTLVVGGTGHLTAQLRKFAELAGVADRTEFVGFVPEAELPDYYASADLFVSPSRSEPFGITVVEALSAGTRVVSTECGAAEVLPDDCLISVDRDSTSIAAGIERGLAAEGPVEYEERGWEAVADDHRAFYEAVLDEEDPHAALEG